From the Prunus dulcis chromosome 4, ALMONDv2, whole genome shotgun sequence genome, one window contains:
- the LOC117624005 gene encoding protein transport protein Sec61 subunit alpha-like, with protein MGGGFRVLHLVRPFLAFLPEVQSADRKIPFREKFIYTVISLFIFLVCSQLPLYGIHSTTGADPFYWMRVILASSRGTVMELGITPIVTSGLVMQLLAGSKIIEVDNNVREDRALLNGAQKLLGILIAVGQAVAYVLSGMYGSVGQLGVGNAILIIVQLCFAGIIVICLDELLQKGYGLGSGISLFIATNICEGIIWKAFSPTTVNSGRGAEFEGAIIALFHLLITRTDKVRALREAFYRQNLPNVTNLLATVLIFLVVIYFQGFRVVLPVRSKNARGQQGSYPIKLFYTSNMPIILQSALVSNLYFISQLLYRRYGGNFFVNLLGKWQESEYSGGQFIPVGGLAYYVTAPSSLADMAANPFHALFYLVFMLSACALFSKTWIEVSGSSARDVAKQLKEQQMVMPGHRDSNLQKELNRYIPTAAAFGGLCIGALTVVADLMGAIGSGTGILLAVTIIYQYFETYEKEKVSELGLFGF; from the exons ATGGGAGGAGGTTTTCGAGTGCTGCATTTGGTCAGGCcatttcttgcatttctacCGGAAGTTCAAAGTGCTGACAGAAAGATCCCGTTCAGAGAGAAGTTCATATATACTGTGATTTCCTTGTTCATCTTTCTGGTGTGCAGTCAGCTTCCTCTTTATGGCATACACTCTACGACTGGTGCCGATCCATTTTATTGGATGCGTGTTATTCTTGCATCAAGCCGTGGGACTGTAATGGAGCTTGGTATTACCCCGATTGTGACATCTGGGCTGGTCATGCAACTCTTGGCTGGCTCAAAGATCATTGAAGTGGACAACAATGTCCGCGAGGATCGTGCACTATT AAATGGGGCACAAAAGTTGTTGGGCATCCTCATTGCGGTTGGTCAAGCTGTTGCCTATGTCCTTTCGGGGATGTATGGCAGTGTCGGTCAACTTGGTGTTGGGAATGCCATTCTTATCATAGTTCAACTTTGCTTTGCTGGAATTATTGTGATTTGCTTAGACGAACTTCTTCAGAAGGGATATGGTCTGGGATCTGGGATCTCCCTTTTTATAGCTACCAACATCTG TGAAGGCATCATTTGGAAGGCTTTTAGCCCCACAACTGTCAATAGCGGCCGGGGAGCTGAATTTGAAGGTGCCATAATTGCATTGTTCCATCTACTGATAACCAGGACAGACAAAGTTCGCGCTCTTCGAGAAGCTTTCTATAGGCAGAACCTACCAAATGTTACTAATTTGCTTGCTACAGTCTTGATCTTTCTCGTTGTCATCTACTTCCAAGGTTTCCGTGTGGTTTTACCGGTGAGATCAAAGAATGCCCGTGGACAGCAGGGATCATATCCTATTAAGCTTTTCTACACCTCTAACATGCCCATTATTCTCCAATCCGCTCTTGTCTCCAATCTTTATTTTATCTCCCAG TTGCTTTACAGGAGGTATGGTGGGAATTTCTTCGTGAATTTGTTGGGGAAGTGGCAGGAGTCTGAATATTCTGGTGGCCAGTTTATACCAGTTGGTGGTCTTGCCTACTATGTCACTGCTCCATCAAG CTTGGCAGATATGGCAGCCAATCCCTTCCATGCTTTGTTTTATCTAGTGTTTATGCTTTCAGCCTGTGCACTCTTCTCAAAAACCTGGATTGAAGTTTCTGGTTCTTCTGCCCGAGATGTAGCTAAGCAGCTCAAG GAACAACAAATGGTGATGCCTGGACATAGAGATTCAAACTTACAGAAGGAACTTAATCGGTACATTCCTACTGCGGCTGCTTTCGGAGGCTTGTGCATTGGTGCCTTAACTGTTGTGGCAGATTTAATGGGAGCAATTGGCTCAGGAACTGGGATTTTGCTTGCTGTTACAATCATATATCAGTACTTCGAGACATATGAGAAAGAGAAGGTCAGTGAACTTGGCCTTTTCGGCTTTTAA
- the LOC117626557 gene encoding protein GRAVITROPIC IN THE LIGHT 1: MDTMRPKSAFNNNHNKQSKLARTFHKVINLRSATSKITSNNGICLLTSQAKVKEDRERFEKHRHLDKKEEEFKARNRAVMEALLAKLFAGITSIKAAYAELQMAQNPYNNEAIQMADQSVVDELKAISELKRSFLKKELDLSPQVTLMLAEIQEQQGLMKTYEITIKKLESEAEHKGTDIYSLQKKLEDCVSFTKSLENKLNASGSLSLSMFENLRLSVLNPTHFVQFQQHTLRSIRSFVRLMIREMESANWDLDTAIKFIEPDSIFAEQSHSCFAFESFVSKTMLEGFNNPNFGLPSESLPLNNKTQLLFFEKFKKLISVNSKNFLAQNPSSSFCKFTRAKYLQLVHAKMECSLFGNLNQRKLLSTGGVPDSAFFAAFAEMSMRVWLLHCLAFSFGQQVSIFQVKKGSRFSEVYMESVTPNDVDTEPSVSFTVVPGFKIGKTVIQSQVYLSPVTAPAS, encoded by the coding sequence ATGGATACCATGAGACCCAAATCAGCCTTCAACAACAACCACAACAAGCAGAGCAAATTGGCTAGGACTTTCCACAAGGTCATCAATCTCAGAAGCGCAACCAGCAAAATTACATCCAACAATGGCATTTGCCTTCTCACATCTCAGGCCAAAGTCAAGGAGGACCGTGAACGTTTCGAAAAGCATAGGCATTTGGacaagaaggaagaagaattcAAAGCCAGAAACAGAGCAGTCATGGAAGCTCTGCTGGCCAAGCTCTTTGCTGGCATCACTTCCATCAAAGCTGCCTATGCAGAGCTCCAAATGGCCCAAAACCCATACAACAACGAAGCTATTCAGATGGCTGATCAGTCCGTCGTCGACGAGCTCAAAGCCATATCAGAATTGAAACGCAGCTTTTTGAAGAAAGAGCTCGATCTCTCACCCCAGGTCACTCTAATGCTTGCAGAGATTCAAGAGCAGCAGGGGCTAATGAAGACCTATGAGATCACCATCAAGAAATTGGAGTCTGAAGCTGAACACAAGGGCACAGACATTTATTCTCTCCAGAAAAAGCTTGAAGATTGTGTCTCATTCACCAAGTCCTTGGAAAACAAGCTAAACGCAAGTggctctctgtctctgtccaTGTTCGAAAATCTTCGGCTTTCGGTGCTCAACCCAACACATTTTGTTCAGTTTCAGCAACACACTTTAAGATCCATAAGGAGCTTCGTGAGGCTGATGATCCGTGAAATGGAATCTGCAAACTGGGATCTCGACACAGCCATCAAATTCATCGAGCCAGACTCTATTTTCGCAGAACAGAGCCATAGTTGCTTTGCGTTCGAATCATTTGTGAGCAAAACCATGCTTGAAGGCTTCAACAACCCAAACTTTGGGCTACCCAGTGAGTCTTTGCCCCTTAACAACAAAACCCAGCTTCtcttttttgagaaattcaaGAAACTCATATCAGTAAATTCAAAAAACTTTCTTGCCCAGAACCCAAGTTCATCGTTTTGTAAGTTCACTCGGGCCAAGTACCTTCAACTCGTTCACGCAAAGATGGAGTGTTCTCTTTTTGGGAATTTAAACCAGAGAAAGCTCCTAAGCACCGGTGGGGTTCCAGACTCTGCATTTTTTGCGGCGTTTGCAGAAATGTCGATGCGGGTTTGGCTTTTGCATTGCTTGGCATTCTCATTTGGTCAACAAGTTTCCATCTTTCAGGTCAAGAAAGGCTCCAGATTTTCAGAGGTGTACATGGAGTCTGTGACTCCGAACGATGTCGATACAGAGCCTTCAGTGAGTTTCACAGTTGTGCCAGGGTTCAAGATTGGGAAGACGGTGATACAGAGCCAGGTTTACTTGTCTCCAGTGACTGCTCCGGCGAGCTGA
- the LOC117626556 gene encoding probable alpha,alpha-trehalose-phosphate synthase [UDP-forming] 7 — MMSKSYTNLLDLASGNFPIMGRERRRLPRVMTVAGVISELDDDQANSVSSDVPSSIMQDRIIIVANQLPVKAKRRPDNKGWSFSWDEDSLLLQLKDGLPEEMEVLYVGSLNVEVDSNEQDDVSQLLLDRFKCVPAFLPHDILSKFYHGFCKQHLWPLFHYMLPFSANHGGRFDRSLWEAYVAANKIFSQRVIEVINPEDDYVWIHDYHLMVLPTFLRRRFNRLRMGFFLHSPFPSSEIYRTLPVREEILKALLNSDLIGFHTFDYARHFLSCCSRMLGLEYQSKRGYIGLDYFGRTVGIKIMPVGIHMGQIESVLRLADKEWRVEELKQQFEGKTVLLGVDDMDIFKGVNLKLLAMEQMLKQHPKWQGRAVLIQIANPARGRGRDLEETQAEIQTSIKRINEKFGEPGYEPIVFIDRPVSLSERVAYYTIAECVVVTAVRDGMNLIPYEYIVCRQGNSVSDSNSEFSGPKKSMLIVSEFIGCSPSLSGAIRVNPWNIESTAEAMNEAISMVEPEKQLRHEKHYRYVSTHDVAYWSRSVFQDMERTCKDHFRRRCWGIGLGFGFRVIALDPNFRKLSIDAIQSAYLRSKRRAILLDYDGTVMPQTSINKSPSQEVISLINTLCGDVKNTVFVVSGRGRVSLSKWFSPCKKLGIAAEHGYFVRWSADKDWEICGQSNDCGWIQIAEPVMKLYTEATDGSSIETKESALVWHHRDADPGFGSSQAKELLDHLESVLANEPVAAKSGQYIVEVKPQGVSKGVVAEKIFTSMHETGKQADFVLCVGDDRSDEDMFEIIGNATTNGVLSSNTCVFACTVGQKPSKAKYYLDDPSDVITMLDALAEASDSPPSSDGEPASP, encoded by the exons ATGATGTCCAAATCGTATACCAATCTTTTAGATCTAGCTTCTGGAAACTTTCCAATAATGGGTCGGGAAAGAAGGCGACTTCCTCGTGTAATGACCGTTGCCGGAGTTATATCAGAGCTTGATGATGATCAGGCCAATAGCGTGTCTTCGGATGTTCCATCCTCGATTATGCAGGACCGTATAATTATAGTTGCCAATCAGCTCCCTGTAAAAGCTAAGCGTAGACCTGACAATAAAGGATGGAGTTTTAGTTGGGACGAGGACTCATTGCTATTGCAGTTAAAGGATGGTCTACCTGAAGAGATGGAGGTTTTATATGTAGGTTCTTTAAATGTTGAAGTGGATTCAAATGAGCAAGATGATGTATCACAGCTCCTGTTGGATAGGTTCAAGTGTGTTCCAGCCTTTTTGCCGCATGACATTTTGTCCAAGTTCTATCATGGGTTTTGCAAGCAGCATCTGTGGCCTTTGTTTCATTACATGCTTCCGTTCTCAGCAAATCATGGTGGGCGGTTTGATCGGTCTTTGTGGGAGGCATATGTGGctgcaaataaaattttctcaCAAAGGGTGATCGAGGTAATAAATCCAGAGGACGACTATGTCTGGATTCATGATTACCATTTAATGGTGCTGCCTACCTTCTTAAGGAGGAGGTTCAATAGATTAAGAAtgggtttttttcttcacagCCCATTTCCTTCTTCAGAAATATATAGAACTTTACCAGTCAGGGAAGAGATTCTAAAAGCACTTCTAAATTCGGACCTTATTGGTTTCCACACTTTTGATTATGCTCGACATTTCTTGTCTTGTTGTAGTCGGATGTTGGGTTTGGAGTATCAGTCAAAAAGGGGTTATATTGGGTTGGATTATTTTGGAAGGACAGTTGGGATAAAGATCATGCCTGTTGGGATTCACATGGGGCAGATTGAGTCAGTGTTGAGACTTGCAGATAAGGAGTGGAGGGTAGAAGAGCTTAAACAACAGTTTGAAGGAAAGACTGTGCTGCTTGGTGTTGATGATATGGATATCTTTAAAGGTGTCAACTTGAAGCTCTTGGCAATGGAGCAGATGCTGAAGCAGCACCCAAAGTGGCAGGGAAGAGCAGTTCTGATACAGATAGCAAATCCTGCTAGGGGAAGAGGGAGAGATCTTGAGGAAACACAGGCTGAAATACAGACAAGCATCAAAAgaattaatgaaaaatttgGTGAGCCGGGTTATGAACCTATTGTATTCATTGATAGACCAGTCTCTCTTAGTGAACGAGTTGCATATTACACCATTGCTGAGTGTGTAGTGGTCACGGCTGTGAGAGATGGGATGAATCTTATTCCATATGAGTACATTGTGTGCAGGCAAGGAAATTCTGTATCAGATTCTAATTCAGAATTCAGTGGACCCAAGAAGAGCATGCTCATAGTATCCGAGTTTATTGGATGTTCCCCTTCACTGAGTGGTGCAATTCGGGTTAACCCATGGAATATTGAATCAACGGCTGAGGCTATGAACGAGGCAATTTCAATGGTTGAACCTGAAAAGCAGTTGCGTCATGAAAAGCATTATAGGTATGTTAGTacacatgatgtggcatacTGGTCACGAAGCGTTTTCCAAGATATGGAGAGAACATGCAAAGACCATTTCAGAAGACGTTGCTGGGGTATTGGTTTGGGCTTTGGTTTCAGGGTTATAGCTCTTGATCCTAACTTCAGAAAGCTGTCTATTGATGCCATTCAGTCTGCTTATTTGAGATCTAAACGTAGGGCTATACTGTTAGATTATGATGGTACTGTGATGCCTCAAACATCTATAAATAAGAGCCCAAGCCAAGAGGTCATCTCTCTCATAAATACACTTTGTGGTGATGTTAAAAACACTGTTTTTGTGGTCAGCGGAAGAGGGAGGGTTAGTTTAAGCAAGTGGTTTTCTCCTTGCAAGAAACTTGGAATTGCTGCTGAACATGGTTATTTTGTGAG GTGGTCTGCGGACAAGGATTGGGAAATTTGTGGGCAGAGCAATGATTGTGGATGGATACAGATAGCAGAACCAGTTATGAAACTCTACACAGAAGCCACTGATGGTTCTTCCATTGAAACCAAGGAGAGTGCCTTGGTTTGGCACCATCGAGATGCAGATCCTGGTTTTGGATCCAGCCAGGCTAAAGAGTTGTTGGACCATCTAGAAAGTGTGCTAGCAAATGAACCAGTTGCTGCCAAGAGTGGTCAGTATATCGTAGAAGTAAAGCCACAG GGAGTCAGTAAAGGCGTGGTCGCAGAAAAGATCTTCACGTCAATGCACGAGACTGGAAAGCAGGCTGATTTTGTACTGTGCGTTGGTGATGATAGATCCGATGAGGATATGTTTGAGattattggcaatgcaacgaCAAATGGTGTCCTCTCCTCTAATACCTGTGTTTTTGCATGCACTGTTGGACAGAAACCCAGTAAAGCAAAGTACTACTTGGATGACCCTAGTGATGTCATAACAATGCTTGACGCTCTTGCAGAAGCTTCAGACTCTCCGCCCTCCTCAGATGGCGAACCAGCTTCCCCGTGA
- the LOC117624630 gene encoding protein STICHEL-like 3 — protein MTRAVRDRILKDANGDISDHLRNHIHLTNCIHLKNHMHKQSPILADRSLMRDLVVLQRSRSLRDPSASPPSWHSPSIVDMLSKKGENDALVREGRRSVGSEYRREGRRLLASSPPLARLATSKVAPREANGVNDGVAGISEHGSKSGVRDGRKVRREESSQKSNRSDNLGGNEEPPPDQNGNDMTHDVLSGNSESKSRKSKKKGKHIQGARMKTLSEQLNDVRMDSDDVTSSNIHQPARRSRQERIVEEPEVSIRGYCSGLSRVKRRKFRAARRSRASVASRDFGGQNDLSVASNTLAQGSAHPKYHMERGEDEYGEQNVTRAPRNGCGIPWNWSRIHHRGKTFLDIAGRSFSCGLSDSRFKKDGMAAHARNISDMPAASDNSSTSTKSEALPLLVEASGSQESSENAGWIHDYSGELGIYADNLFKHDIGSDFASEARSGDQHKLRGHHRRRHQNLTQKYMPRTFRDLVGQNLVAQALSNAVMKKKVGLLYVFYGPHGTGKTSCARIFARALNCQSLDHLKPCGFCNSCLAHDVGKSRNIKEVGPVSNFDFESIMDLLDNMIMSQLPSQYRVFIFDDCDTLSHECWSAISKVIDRAPRHVVFVLVCSSLDVLPHIIISRCQKFFFPKLKDADIIYSLQWIATKEDLEIDKDALKLISSRSDGSLRDAEMTLEQLSLLGQRISVALVQELVGLISDEKLVDLLDLALSADTVNTVKNLRMIMETGVEPLALMSQLATVITDILAGSYDYKKVRRRRKFFRNQPLSKEDMEKLRQALKTLSEAEKQLRMSNDKLTWLTAALLQLAPDQQYMLPSSSAGTSFNHSPLALNNVGGRVVGRKESEQDEMPNYEKGLSTNVRNAVSSGFHGNGSGKGINSDRKRHAGAGIAPEQGASCSADIIRANGRQMLDKGHKGIEEIWLEVLEKIPYNRIKEFLYQEGKLTSVSFGAAPTVQLMFSSHMTKSTAEKFRSQILQAFEIVLGSPLTIEIRCESKKDTKEGAQMPLLIPVSKDGSSQIRDENGASMDAHLQCDTREMGKSEIVEVAASPRESKGSGHIHNHKESGKRGLDGAQMGEVSLSHKKSPIASIPEKQKFGEQSQSQSLVRSKVSLAHVIQHSESQRSGWSQRKAVSIAEKLEQDNLRLESRSRSLICWKASRVTRRKLSRLKIRTRKPHALLKLVSCGKCLSAKSPR, from the exons ATGACCAGGGCTGTTCGCGATAGGATCCTCAAGGACGCAAATGGTGATATTAGTGATCATCTGCGCAACCACATTCATTTGACAAATTGCATTCACTTGAAGAACCATATGCACAAGCAAAGCCCCATATTAGCTGACAGGTCACTTATGAGGGACCTTGTTGTCCTTCAAAGGTCTCGATCTCTCAGGGACCCTTCTGCCAGTCCTCCCTCATGGCATTCACCTTCCATTGTTGATATGCTTTCCAAAAAAGGTGAAAATGATGCATTGGTGCGTGAGGGGAGAAGGTCGGTAGGAAGTGAGTATCGAAGGGAAGGCAGGAGGTTGTTGGCAAGTTCTCCACCTTTGGCAAGATTAGCAACATCAAAAGTTGCTCCACGTGAGGCTAATGGGGTCAATGATGGGGTAGCCGGAATCAGTGAACATGGAAGCAAGAGTGGAGTTAGGGATGGTAGGAAAGTTAGGAGAGAAGAATCTAGTCAGAAGAGTAATAGGAGTGATAATTTGGGTGGCAATGAGGAGCCTCCACCCGACCAGAATGGTAATGATATGACTCATGATGTTCTTTCTGGGAATTCAGAATCCAAAAgtagaaaaagtaaaaaaaagggaaagcaCATTCAAGGTGCTCGGATGAAGACTCTCTCAGAGCAATTGAATGATGTTAGGATGGATAGTGATGACGTAACGTCCTCTAATATCCATCAGCCTGCAAGACGTTCCCGACAGGAAAGAATTGTTGAGGAACCGGAGGTCAGCATTCGGGGATATTGCAGTGGACTAAGTAGAGTAAAAAGGCGCAAATTTCGAGCTGCAAGAAGAAGCCGTGCTTCTGTAGCTTCTAGAGACTTTGGAGGTCAGAATGATTTATCTGTGGCTTCTAATACTTTAGCTCAAGGGTCAGCTCACCCAAAGTATCACATGGAACGGGGAGAGGATGAGTATGGCGAGCAAAATGTCACAAGGGCTCCCAGAAATGGGTGTGGGATTCCATGGAATTGGTCAAGAATCCATCATAGAGGTAAAACATTCCTTGACATTGCTGGAAGGAGCTTTTCTTGTGGTTTATCTGATTCAAGGTTTAAGAAGGATGGTATGGCTGCCCATGCCAGAAATATTTCTGACATGCCCGCGGCATCTGATAACTCAAGCACTTCTACTAAATCTGAAGCACTGCCTTTACTAGTTGAAGCATCTGGGTCACAGGAAAGCTCCGAAAACGCTGGTTGGATACATGACTATTCTGGTGAACTTGGTATTTATGCTGATAATTTATTCAAGCATGATATTGGTTCTGACTTTGCTTCTGAAGCTAGATCTGGTGATCAACACAAATTGAGGGGCCACCACCGTCGTAGGCACCAAAACCTGACGCAAAAATACATGCCGAGAACCTTTAGAGATCTCGTGGGACAGAATTTAGTGGCGCAAGCTCTTTCAAATGCtgtcatgaaaaagaaagttgggTTGCTATATGTATTCTATGGTCCTCATGGTACAGGGAAAACATCCTGTGCTCGAATATTTGCTAGAGCTCTAAATTGCCAGTCTTTGGATCACCTCAAGCCTTGTGGCTTTTGCAATTCTTGCCTTGCACACGATGTGGGGAAGAGTAGAAATATAAAGGAAGTTGGGCCTGTTAGTAACTTTGACTTTGAGAGCATTATGGACCTACTTGACAATATGATTATGTCCCAGCTGCCATCACAGTACAGAGTGTTCATCTTTGATGACTGTGATACATTGTCCCATGAGTGCTGGAGTGCCATATCGAAGGTCATTGATCGAGCACCGAGACATGTGGTTTTTGTCCTTGTCTGTTCAAGTCTTGATGTTTTGCCTCACATAATCATATCCAGGTGTCAAAAGTTCTTTTTCCCTAAGCTAAAGGATGCAGATATTATCTACAGTTTGCAATGGATTGCAACCAAAGAAGATCTAGAAATTGACAAGGATGCACTGAAACTTATTTCATCAAGATCGGATGGCTCATTGCGGGATGCTGAGATGACTCTAGAACAATTAAGTTTGCTTGGCCAGAGAATCTCTGTTGCTCTTGTTCAGGAACTG GTTGGGCTTATCTCTGATGAGAAATTGGTAGATCTTCTTGATTTAGCATTATCGGCAGACACAGTTAATACTGTCAAGAATTTGAGAATGATCATGGAAACTGGTGTTGAGCCACTAGCCTTGATGTCACAACTTGCAACAGTGATTACAGACATACTTGCTGGCAGCTATGATTATAAAAAAGTAAGGCGTAGAAGGAAGTTCTTTCGGAACCAACCAT TATCCAAAGAAGACATGGAGAAATTGCGTCAAGCTTTGAAAACTTTATCTGAGGCTGAAAAACAATTGAGGATGTCAAATGACAAGTTAACATGGCTAACAGCTGCACTTCTCCAGCTTGCTCCTGATCAACAGTATATGTTGCCTAGTTCGTCGGCTGGCACAAGCTTTAATCACAGTCCCTTGGCCTTAAATAATGTGGGTGGAAGGGTTGTGGGCAGGAAAGAGAGTGAACAAGATGAGATGCCTAATTATGAAAAAGGCTTGTCAACCAATGTTAGAAATGCTGTAAGTTCTGGTTTCCATGGCAATGGTTCTGGGAAAGGCATAAATTCAGATAGAAAACGTCATGCTGGGGCTGGTATAGCTCCTGAACAAGGGGCTTCATGCTCTGCTGACATAATTAGGGCAAATGGGAGGCAAATGCTTGACAAAGGCCATAAAGGAATTGAAGAAATTTGGTTGGAGGTGCTTGAGAAAATACCATATAATCGCATAAAAGAATTTTTATACCAAGAAGGGAAGCTGACCTCAGTTAGTTTTGGTGCAG CTCCCACTGTGCAGTTGATGTTCTCTTCTCATATGACTAAATCTACAGCAGAGAAGTTTAGATCACAGATTTTACAGGCATTTGAGATTGTTCTAGGGTCTCCCTTGACCATTGAAATTAGATGTGAATCAAAAAAAGATACTAAAGAAGGTGCCCAGATGCCTCTTCTCATACCAGTTTCAAAGGATGGTTCATCCCAGATTAGAGATGAAAATGGGGCCAGCATGGATGCCCATCTCCAGTGCGATACCCGTGAAATGGGGAAGAGTGAAATTGTTGAAGTAGCTGCTTCTCCTAGGGAAAGCAAGGGTAGTGGTCACATACATAACCACAAAGAATCTGGTAAAAGAGGTTTGGATGGTGCCCAGATGGGAGAAGTATCACTTTCACATAAGAAATCACCCATAGCTTCAATTCcagaaaaacagaaatttgGGGAACAAAGTCAGAGTCAAAGCCTTGTCAGGAGCAAGGTGTCCCTTGCACATGTGATTCAGCATTCAGAGTCACAACGTAGTGGCTGGTCACAACGGAAAGCAGTTTCTATTGCTGAAAAGCTCGAACAAGATAATTT GAGACTGGAATCTCGATCAAGAAGCTTGATTTGCTGGAAAGC
- the LOC117624006 gene encoding ER lumen protein-retaining receptor A-like yields the protein MNAFRLAGDMTHLASILVLLLKIYATKSCSGVSLKTQELYVLVFLSRYLDLFTNFVSVYNTVMKLVFIGSSLAIVWCMRMHKVVKRSYNKELDTFRHDFILGGCFVLALLIHEEFTFQEVLWAFSIYLEAVSILPQLVLLQRSGNVDNLTGQYVFLLGAYRALYILNWIYRYFTEPKFGRWIACIAGLVQTALYGDFFYYYFRSWKNNAKLQLPA from the exons ATGAATGCGTTCAGGTTGGCTGGGGATATGACCCACCTGGCCAGTATTTTGGTCCTCCTTCTCAAAATCTACGCCACCAAATCATGCTCAG GGGTTTCGCTTAAGACTCAGGAGCTCTATGTGCTAGTGTTTCTGAGTCGGTACTTGGACCTGTTCACGAACTTCGTCTCAGTATACAACACTGTGATGAAGCTGGTGTTCATTGGAAGCTCGCTGGCCATTGTTTGGTGTATGCGGATGCACAAAGTGGTGAAGCGTTCTTACAATAAAGAGCTTGACACTTTCCGCCATGATTTTATTCTTGGGGGATGCTTTGTGTTGGCCCTCCTTATCCACGAGGAATTCACATTTCAAGAG GTTTTGTGGGCATTTTCCATATACTTGGAGGCAGTTTCAATTCTTCCACAGTTAGTTTTGTTACAGCGAAGTGGAAATGTAGACAATTTGACAGGACAATATGTTTTCTTACTTGG gGCCTATCGTGCATTGTACATACTCAACTGGATCTACCGCTACTTCACAGAACCTAAATTTGGTAGATGGATAG CTTGCATTGCTGGTCTGGTCCAGACAGCTTTATATGGAGATTTTTTCTACTACTACTTTCGCAG CTGGAAGAACAATGCAAAGCTTCAGCTGCCAGCTTAA